Proteins encoded in a region of the Lepeophtheirus salmonis chromosome 6, UVic_Lsal_1.4, whole genome shotgun sequence genome:
- the LOC121119596 gene encoding urea transporter 2, which produces MSNSRRGLKNPWNTFLGNCNVVDSYLNEVDKNTKGDKRLKRQPWSLKWALPHFINVFLRSASMPILACNPISGLLIITGLFVAKVEVGLATLLATFTSVLIEFIFGFQPWAEITNGAATFNGLLFGAITTSVFPGFVGMENVPFHIWIIIPLGAIASVMLSGALSRAFRPFHLPYLALPFSIMCSIVFVAMQTQFEFPEVEIKHEEVLHEVNVLNTTEIDWIQVGEGIFLSIGQVYGVKCYITSALIAVAVFIFSPVLLFFRSFGSIHWYSYRRKITETSAANNKILGYSMRVGLVPIEHIQSVYDGGFGFNSILSCGFIGATYFICGIKPTILGAFNALIAVFVQVALSQQFVIPVFALPFSITSIFFSLLRSPGLIQSDGAGGYPEGNFFLWESRAKAEMEALERERNHAEEKDPELKEILKNNVDHKV; this is translated from the exons ATGAGCAACTCAAGACGAGGTCTGAag AATCCCTGGAATACCTTTTTGGGGAATTGTAATGTCGTGGACTCCTATTTGAATGAAGTTGACAAGAATACTAAAGGAGACAAACGTCTCAAAAGGCAGCCATGGTCTCTCAAATGGGCTCTTCCACACTTTATTAATGTGTTCCTTCGATCCGCTAGTATG CCTATTTTGGCGTGCAATCCCATCAGTGGTCTCCTCATTATAACTGGTCTCTTTGTAGCAAAGGTTGAGGTTGGATTAGCAACTCTTTTAGCTACATTTACGTCTGTATTGATTGAGTTT ATCTTTGGGTTCCAACCATGGGCAGAAATCACCAATGGAGCAGCTACGTTCAATGGTTTACTCTTTGGTGCTATTACAACCTCTGTTTTCCCAGGTTTTGTTGGAATGGAAAACGTTCCCTTCCATATTTGGATTATAATACCTTTAGGAGCCATTGCGag tgtaatGCTTTCTGGAGCATTATCCAGAGCCTTCCGACCCTTTCATCTCCCATATCTGGCACTACCCTTCAGTATTATGTGCTCTATTGTGTTCGTCGCCATGCAAACACAATTTGAGTTTCCTGAGGTTGAAATTAAACATGAAGAGGTTTTGCATGAGGTTAATGTATTGAATACCACAGAGATTGACTGGATTCAAGTTGGAGAGGGGATATTTCTATCAATTGGACAGGTCTATGGTGTTAAATGCTACATTACCTCTGCACTCATTGCCGTTGCTGTATTCATTTTTTCGcctgttttgcttttttttcgttcttttGGGAGCATCCATTGGTACTCTTACAG gagaaaaataacagaaacatcggcagctaacaacaaaatattaggATATTCCATgc GAGTGGGACTTGTTCCTATAGAGCATATTCAATCCGTTTATGATGGAGGATTTggttttaattctattttgtcCTGCGGATTCATTGGTGCTACCTATTTCATTTGTGGAATCAAACCAACGATCCTTGGAGCCTTCAATGCCTTGATAGCAgtatttgtacaagttgcactCTCTCAG caattcgTGATCCCTGTTTTCGCCCTTCCATTCTCCATCACATCCATCTTCTTCTCCCTTCTCCGATCCCCGGGTCTGATTCAATCTGATGGAGCAGGAGGTTATCCGGAGGGAAACTTTTTCCTTTGGGAGTCTCGTGCAAAGGCCGAAATGGAAGCcctagaaagagagagaaaccATGCTGAAGAAAAGGATCCGGAACTAAAGGAAATCCTCAAAAACAATGTTGATCACAAGGTTTAG